The following are from one region of the Odontesthes bonariensis isolate fOdoBon6 chromosome 16, fOdoBon6.hap1, whole genome shotgun sequence genome:
- the slc22a5 gene encoding organic cation/carnitine transporter 2: protein MGDYDEDTAFLGQTGPYFWTTFFLLNTVFVSTGFNGLYIIFAGAAPKHHCLIPDVNLTEEWRNAIIPFTIEDGEEVQSQCSRYRLDVVRNLSAEGYIPGGDVNLTSLQQEGCLDGWTYSKEIYQSTIVTEWDLVCDNQWKVPFASSTLFVGYLFGSLISGQLSDRFGRKKVIFMSLGAQCLSVLLQSFSHSWRMFCIMFLFIGASQISIYISAFVLGTEVLSKTMRVLFTTLGAFLFYCIGYMTLPWIAYGIREWRTLLAVLSATSVVYIPLWWFISESPRWLITQGRVAEAEVIVRDAARKNKVEAPPVIFKESEIQERSPSRKYTMLDILKSKNIRCITLMCLLLWMAINIGYFGLSLNTSNLSGNPFMNCFLSALSEVPGYIVSTLLLRKCPRRALLSTFLTIGGGVLLLIQFIPDSLHYVALALEMTGKFGFTMAFSTVYIYTAEIYPTVLRNVGMGMCSSAARIGSITAPYVIYLGTYNKVLPYILMGSLTIASSVVNVFLPETLNKDLPETVEQMQECQGLCCGSKERKYFQNGATRNTPISHEGKSEVQTLT, encoded by the exons ATGGGAGACTATGATGAAGACACTGCATTTCTGGGACAAACAGGTCCTTATTTCTGGACCACATTCTTCCTCCTTAATACAGTTTTTGTGTCTACTGGATTCAATGGACTTTACATTATCTTTGCTGGAGCAGCTCCGAAACACCACTGTCTCATTCCAGATGTCAATCTGACAGAGGAGTGGAGAAATGCCATCATCCCCTTCACGATAGAGGATGGTGAGGAGGTTCAGAGCCAATGCAGCAGATATAGGCTGGATGTGGTTAGAAATCTTTCTGCAGAAGGATATATTCCTGGAGGGGATGTTAATCTCACCAGTCTGCAGCAGGAGGGATGTTTAGATGGATGGACATACAGCAAGGAGATCTACCAATCCACTATAGTCACTGAG TGGGACCTTGTTTGTGACAACCAGTGGAAAGTTCCATTTGCATCCTCAACTCTTTTTGTGGGATACCTTTTTGGGTccctgatatcaggacagctttCTGACAG GTTTGGGAGGAAGAAGGTGATTTTCATGTCTCTTGGGGCCCAGTGTCTGTCAGTCCTGCTTCAGTCATTCTCTCATTCATGGCGGATGTTCTGTATCATGTTCCTTTTTATTGGAGCTTCTCAGATATCCATCTACATTTCAGCATTTGTACTAG GTACAGAAGTGTTGAGTAAAACCATGCGAGTTCTCTTCACAACGCTCGGGGCCTTCCTGTTTTATTGCATTGGTTATATGACACTACCATGGATTGCATATGGCATCAGAGAATGGAGGACTCTGCTTGCTGTTCTATCTGCAACCTCTGTGGTGTACATCCCATTGTGGTG GTTCATCTCAGAATCTCCTCGATGGCTGATTACTCAGGGCAGAGTGGCAGAGGCTGAGGTCATTGTGAGAGACGCTGCaaggaaaaataaagttgaggcACCACCTGTAATCTTTAAAGAGTCTGAG ATACAAGAAAGGTCTCCAAGCAGGAAGTACACCATGCTTGATATTCTGAAATCCAAGAACATTAGATGCATCACACTGATGTGTCTCCTTTTGTG GATGGCAATAAACATTGGGTATTTTGGTTTGTCCCTAAACACCTCAAACCTGAGTGGCAACCCCTTCATGAACTGTTTTTTATCAGCTCTTAGTGAAGTTCCTGGATACATTGTTTCAACTTTGCTACTGAGGAAATGCCCAAGAAGAGCACTGCTGTCAACATTCCTCACCATCGGAGGGGGAGTTCTGCTGCTCATCCAGTTCATCCCTGACA GCCTTCATTATGTTGCTCTGGCACTGGAAATGACTGGGAAGTTCGGCTTCACCATGGCCTTCAGCACTGTGTACATCTACACCGCTGAGATCTACCCCACTGTACTAAGGAATGTTGGCATGGGAATGTGCTCTTCTGCTGCTCGCATTGGCAGTATCACAGCTCCTTATGTCATCTATTTAG GTACATATAATAAGGTTCTACCTTATATTTTGATGGGAAGTCTCACAATCGCCTCCTCTGTGGTCAATGTTTTCCTACCAGAGACACTGAATAAAGATCTTCCAGAAACAGTGGAGCAGATGCAAGAATGTCAAGG GTTATGTTGTGGGTCCAAAGAGAGGAAATATTTTCAGAATGGAGCAACACGCAACACACCCATTTCACATGAGGGAAAATCTGAAGTGCAGACTCTCACATAG